Proteins from a genomic interval of Leptospira kanakyensis:
- the lpxB gene encoding lipid-A-disaccharide synthase, whose product MVTKKKSHNYESDKNILVIAGEHSGDLLGADLLQELSILEPEYKFYGIGGEGMIGHGLESMEELEQLSVIGFSEALKKYSFLKKIFYRVLEETSRRPTKLAILIDYPGFNLRLAKELKQRGIPSVFYVSPQIWAWKFNRIYFIKEQIALMLTLFRFEEEIYTEYGVNAKFVGHPITKRIPEKLKKEPVITEKLPDSHHGYSVGLLPGSRKGEIRRLIDPILGTAALLHEKCKLEKKKIVFLLPNINAKEESFILEKIEALKQVHPDIQIHYLWNASLRVMETSDLLLIASGTATLEGLYFETPMVILYKVSLFTYLLGSLLMRSKFIGLANILSGEEVCREITQNECQPKYIFEEAWKILSNAKLRNKMKGILRDAKERELGTTNASKKAAKEIQSLLRSLSN is encoded by the coding sequence CCAAAAAAAAATCCCATAATTATGAGTCAGACAAAAACATCCTAGTCATTGCCGGAGAACATTCTGGTGATTTACTGGGGGCCGACCTATTACAAGAATTGTCCATCCTAGAGCCAGAATACAAATTCTACGGAATTGGTGGGGAGGGAATGATCGGGCACGGCCTAGAGTCCATGGAAGAGTTGGAACAACTCAGTGTGATTGGATTTTCCGAAGCCCTCAAAAAATATAGTTTCTTAAAAAAGATATTCTATCGTGTTCTAGAGGAAACTAGCCGTAGACCAACCAAACTTGCCATTTTAATTGATTACCCCGGCTTTAACCTCCGTTTGGCGAAAGAACTAAAACAAAGAGGGATTCCATCCGTTTTTTATGTATCCCCTCAGATTTGGGCTTGGAAATTCAACCGGATTTATTTTATCAAAGAACAAATTGCTTTGATGCTTACCCTCTTTCGATTTGAAGAAGAGATTTATACAGAATACGGAGTAAATGCTAAATTTGTGGGTCACCCCATCACCAAACGAATTCCTGAAAAATTAAAAAAGGAACCGGTGATCACAGAAAAACTTCCTGACTCCCACCATGGATACAGTGTGGGACTACTCCCTGGTTCCAGAAAGGGAGAGATTCGGAGGCTGATTGATCCGATCCTCGGAACGGCCGCCCTCCTCCACGAAAAGTGTAAATTGGAAAAAAAGAAAATAGTATTCCTTCTTCCAAACATCAATGCAAAGGAAGAATCTTTTATCCTAGAAAAAATTGAAGCATTAAAACAAGTCCATCCAGACATCCAAATCCATTACTTATGGAATGCGTCCCTTCGTGTGATGGAAACAAGCGACCTCCTCCTCATTGCTTCTGGAACAGCAACTTTGGAAGGATTGTACTTTGAAACACCGATGGTGATTCTTTATAAGGTGAGTCTGTTTACTTATCTTTTAGGATCCCTTCTCATGCGTTCCAAATTCATTGGACTTGCCAATATCCTTTCCGGTGAGGAAGTCTGCCGGGAAATCACTCAAAACGAATGCCAACCAAAGTATATTTTCGAGGAGGCATGGAAAATCCTTTCTAATGCCAAACTTCGAAATAAAATGAAAGGGATTTTAAGGGATGCGAAAGAAAGAGAACTAGGAACTACCAATGCTTCCAAAAAGGCAGCAAAGGAAATCCAATCACTCCTGCGTTCCCTTTCGAATTAA